A region from the Mesorhizobium shangrilense genome encodes:
- a CDS encoding cysteine hydrolase family protein, with protein MSEPVKAPRRALIVIDVQNDYDGGNLAIQHPPFRDSVVNVARAMDAATEAGIKVVVIKQLAPETAPIFAKGSHGAELHPEIARRHRDHYVEKNLPSAFTGTDLEEWLRANAIDTIAVVGYMTHNCDLSTIIHAVHMGFAVEFLSDATGALPYANSAGYASAEEIHRVVTVILQSRFAAVLKTAEWVECLKTGALPERDTIYASNQRALARNAA; from the coding sequence ATGTCTGAACCGGTCAAGGCTCCGCGCCGCGCGCTTATCGTCATCGATGTCCAGAACGACTATGACGGCGGCAACCTCGCCATCCAGCATCCGCCGTTCCGCGACAGCGTCGTCAATGTGGCTCGCGCAATGGATGCGGCCACCGAGGCCGGCATCAAGGTGGTCGTCATCAAGCAGTTGGCGCCCGAGACGGCGCCGATCTTCGCCAAGGGCAGCCACGGTGCTGAACTCCACCCGGAAATCGCCAGGCGGCACCGCGACCACTACGTCGAAAAGAACCTGCCTTCCGCCTTCACGGGCACGGACCTGGAAGAGTGGCTGCGCGCCAATGCCATCGATACGATCGCTGTCGTCGGCTACATGACACATAATTGCGACCTGTCGACCATCATCCACGCCGTGCATATGGGCTTCGCGGTCGAGTTCCTGTCCGATGCGACCGGCGCGCTGCCCTATGCCAACAGCGCCGGCTATGCGTCAGCCGAAGAGATCCACCGTGTCGTGACCGTTATCCTGCAGTCGCGCTTCGCGGCGGTGCTCAAGACCGCCGAATGGGTCGAGTGCCTGAAGACCGGCGCCTTGCCGGAGCGCGACACAATCTATGCGTCCAACCAGCGCGCGCTGGCGCGGAACGCCGCCTAA